The genomic DNA AGGGAAACTGAACGGTCAGCTTAGCTCCCCCGCAACTGTGCTGACGTTGGCTAAAATGCTCACACCCAGTGGGATAAATAATTCAGTTTCCCTgaaggatgggagggaagggCTCTCACCGGCTGATAGAGAAGAATGCTGCTAGCCTCATCCGCTTTCAAAGGAGGCAAAAGATTGTCAACGGTAGCCTACTTCTCAGATAAACCATGAAATTCACAACCCCAAATTGAGACTCTCATTTTCAGCCAGAGCCATTCTTAATTTCTGTTCCACCAGCACGAAAGGCAGAGAGACACGAGTCAGATGATTTGCAGCTCAAGCGATAAAAGAAGTTTCAGAgaaacaatagggaaaaaaagaaggtttGGTGCATTtagaaaattccttttcttttaatacaCTATAAAATGTGAAGCAGAAGCACAATGGCTTAATGAGTTTCTGTCTCTGTACTGTGACAAATCTACAATTTGGCCATTGTAAAAGTAATGATATGTTTCATTAATTTCATATGTTCTTTTAATCGACTATTTGGAGGGAAGGCATTTTTGCTTTAGAAATTAGAGCAAAGAAAAGCTGATAAAAGCTTCAAGTTGGTGTTCACTACTTCCTGGAATACATTAATAACGTTCAACTGCCTTTTCAAACACAAAGACAAATCTCAAAGCGCTGCTTTGTCTTCCCCATCATGACGCTAATAGTGGAAGACTAGAAATCCTTACCTAGTCTCCCCCCAGGAAGCCCCCACTCCTGTGTGcacatgaaaacacacacacacacacacacacacacatacacatacacacacactacccTTTTTATTAGCATGTTTGGATCTGGAAATGAACATTCTACAACCCCACCCATGGGTTTGGACACTCCTGGGCCACATCCTCTGTGCCATTTCCAAATCTACTAGGAGGATCACTCTTCACAAGCCAGGCACCTAGTTGCCATGGTCTCACCTCGCCCTTTCACCAATATGCTCATGTTGGGTCTTCATAGGTTGGGATGCTCCAGAAGCTGACCACAGACAAAGGTTCGAGTCCCAGAACTTTATTTGTGAGGGGATCCCCGAAGCAGGGAGGGGAAATGAGACCGGGAAGGCAGAGAAGCCATTCAAGGGCACACAACAGAGCAAGTTACTGTTGTGGACAATGAGGATGCATTCCCACCGGGCTCTGTCGGGAGCGTGTATAAATAAAACAGATCTTGGTTATCCACACTTGGGGCGCTTACCCTCCAACTCCCATCGGCCAGAGGCCAGAGGCTGCTTCCCTGGGATTTCATTCATTGCCCTACTCATGGATCAAGGGAAGCTGTCAGGAGGACAGAAAGGAGAGCCTGCGGTAGAACCCCATCAACAGGTGCAGGACAGTGAGAGCTGACAGGATGGGGGTAGAGCACATGTGGCTGTTAGTGGTGTCAGAGGACATGTCTGTCCTCTACGGCACTCACTCAACAAGCTCCTTTTACCTCAACTGTCCAAATGAGACTGTCCACCAGCCATCTGGCAAATTTGTCACTGAACCACCTTTATCTGCCCCCTTTCTTCTTGGCCTTCAGAAGTTTGACCTTGGTGGGTTTTACTCAActcagtctttatttatttatttattttaaagattttatttatttgacagagagagagacagagaactagcagggagagtggcaggcagagggagaagcagactccacgctgagcagggagcccgatgtggggctcgatcccaggaccctgggatcctgacctgagccgaaggcagacgcttaactgactgagccacccagacaccctgcaGAGACATTTTCAATCAGGGCTGCTCTTGGCCAGGGAGACCGATTTTAAAGGACTCACTCACTGCCAGGCCTCTGTTTATGTACTTTTATAAAATCATAAGCCCTGCCCAGAGAAAGCACTAATTAATACTGTATTGTTAATTACATACTATTTCTCATTATCTTGTCACCTGAATGTATCCTGAGAgcagggatggagaggaggaaggggaggcagagagactaACTAGAGACACAGGGGACTGCCCACAGTGGGGCTGGAAATGCAAATAcctctaaaaacaaaagcaaagaaactaatTTGCAAGTTAGGTATTCCCTGCCCCATCCACATGAGCTCCCTCCAGCACTTTCGGCAATCCTACGCCTCTGCAGGAATTCTTCAGGTTCACCCCTTGGCCTTCACCTTCATGGGTCTAATACATGAGCAGGTATCTCTCTCGCCAAGGACTTGCATATCTAGGTCTGATTTCCTTATGTTTAAAGTgatgagatttctttctttttttttttttaaagattttatttatttatttgacagagagagacactgagagagggaacacaagcagggggagtaggggaggaagaagcaggcttccggctgagcagggagcccgatgtggggcttgatcccaggaccccgggatcatgacctgagccgaaggcagacgcccaatgactgagtcacccaggcgcccctaaagtgatGAGATTTCTTACTTGCAGCCCTAGTATTCCTGAACCTGGCAGGACAGTGGGCGGCACTCCGGGGCCCCAAAGCACCCTTCCAGAAAAGCACTTCTCTCACCATGTTCCAACTGGCTACCGTTCACTCAGGTCCTTGAAGACACACGAACACAAACCTATATGGAGACGGGGcagacctgtgtgtgtgtgtacgtgcggCGTCTTATACATAAGCACACGCACATTTGTGTGAGCTGAAGGCGAGCATAATAATTCCCCAGCACGCCACAAATAAGAGAACAGCTGCTTGTTTCAGATAttaaaagaatgtaaattggGTTGAGTTTGCTTTTGGCACAAGAACAAGGAATGCGTAAGTTTCCCACTTGCACTTAATTTATGTTTAGGTTTATTCACCACCATTTGTCAGGTTTCTTGAGCTTGACCTGAAACTAACCTCTAGATAAACGTGAAGGCAAACAGAGCCCTGAAACTCTATCTGTATGTTCTTTTGTCTTGGGAACTGTAAATCGGGGCATTAGGTGAATAACACAGCTTGGCTTTGTGTCATGAAAAGTAATTCGGGGCTGCAGTAAGGGCAGGATTTATGAAGCTGTCTGGCCAAGCTTGGGCAGAATGCCAGCTTACACCTGCTCTGCAGACATGGATGTGTGCATTTGGACACTACGCTGAAGGGGCCAAATTTCCTCTGCCTGGATGGAGGCTTTGCAGAGCCAACAGCAGGTAAGggaggagcctgggctgggggtaGGAGAAGGGGGGAGCCAAGCAGTCTTTAGGAAGCCAATCAATGACAAACTTCCCTTTTCTCATACCCGAGCAaaattccctcaaaaaaaaaaaaaatccaagtaagtCTATTTTCGAACCACTGTAACTTGGTAATCTAGTAGGGCtggcagaaaacaaaaacaaaaacgaaaaacaaaagtaaagcaGTTTGTCAAGTTTTAGAGCTTCTTAAGAAATGAAGGACTGTGTTCTGAGTCAGGTTGCTCTATGACTTATCACCCCAATAGGGACAGTGAAAGGGGGAGAGTTGTCATTAATTAGACAGAGACAACACCTGTAAACCGGGATGGTCTGGGGCAAACGGGACAAGTGGTGACCCTAGTCATGCGCATTCACACAGCCAGACAATGAACCCGCTAAATGACTGTCATGTTACAAGGATGCTTTTCTAAGAAGTTGACAGAAATGATATTGTCTCTTTGATGGAGCTGGGCTACCTCCCCCAAGCAGATGGCCAAATTGTCATGATGCCAGAGTGCATTGCAGAATATCCACAGTAAAACCATCGTGCTCCCTTGCACTGGATCTCCACCGCTTCTCAGCAAAGTGCAAAAAGCCCAgctttttctgttctctgctttTCCAGACAGGGAACAGGCAGCAGGTAACAGACAAGGCTTGTTAGCATCTGACTCATGAGGCTGAAAGGCACGAGGTAGAACATACACACGGGGAACAGCACCATTCTTTGGGATCTCATCACTAATGAAATTTGACATGAACCCTCCTTCTCTAGCGAAGGCACCTCTGAGCATCTTCAACCTTCTTCCCGCTTTCCCGTACTTATAGGTTCATTAGTGCACCTGCTTCCTATAgatgccataacaaattaccaaaaacctGGGGTCTTCAAACGATAGCCATTTATATTCCCTGAGTACTGGAGGCCATGAGTCCAGAATCCAGGTGTGGGTAGGGCCATGCTTCCTCCAGAAGCCATGGGAGAGAATCCTTCATTGTCTCTTTCAACTCCTGGTGGCTCTTGGCGTTCCTTGACTTGTGGCAACATCTCTCccgtctctgcctctgtcttcatgcaGCCCTCTCTCCAGGGCTCTGCATCCTCTTGTCTCTTAGAAGGACAacagtcattggatttagagcccaaggaaatccaggatgatttcatcttgaGAGTCTTCATTACTTCTACCAAAACCTCATTTCCAATAAGGTCACATTGTGAGATTCCAAAGGAGGCATGAGTTTGGGCGGGgtcaccattcaacccactacaatTAGTAAACATGTCTGTTCCTAAACAGAAGTCCTTGAATTCCTGCtgtctcctccaccccacccatccAGGTGACCAACTACATACGTTCCACCACTACCCCCTTTATTTCCTGCAACGCTTATGGTTACCTGCCTCTCATGTCTTTGCTTTGTATAGGCCCTGAGGATGCACTCTTCAACCAGTGATGGCTTACCCTTTCCATGTGTCCTCAACCAACCGACTCACTACACCGCAGAGAATGGCCTCAGTGCTAATCTTCCAAGACTCTAGGTTGTAGATTTTAGgactcatacacacacaaaataaccgAGCAGGGGAACATATGCTGGACACGTCAGGAGTTGTACCAGGAGGTGAAAGACCAGAAGAGGCCATGAACCTGAACTCAGCCTTTAGAGGAGCTTAATAGATGTTTGGATGAGGTGGATGAAGGGCAAGGACATGTGAGGCAAGAGCTTTCAATCTCCCTTTTAATCTGTAGCTACAGTGGGGACCAGAATGTTCTCTCTTGGTTGAGAAATTGGTGAGAGCCAGGAACCTAATTCAAGCAGGTTAAGTATAAACGGGCTGATCTATCAGTGCCAGTAATGGGAAAATCCAAGTGTAAGCCCAGGAATGACTTAATGTTGTTTCTCTAAGAATGCTTCCAGAAATAgacctttctcctcctcttggcTTGGGCTTCCTCTCCTCTGACTTGATTCTCTGAGAAATGGCCACCAGCAGGTCCAGGATATCAGGAAATCCAGCAGAACGTGCACGTCTCTTTCGTAGGCGTTCCAGGAGAAGTGTGTGGGGTGATGTGAAATGGCTGTGACTGTCACACAGCCACTCCCGAATTGTCATTCTGGCGGGAGGCTGCTGGGCTCCTGCCCTGGTCTGAGTCACCTGCCCAGCTCGGCGACCTGGAGTGGGGTCAGCCACACCCACACTGACACTGTGTGGACTCAGAGGGGAAGCCGTTCCTCATGGGGAAGCCATGGTGATGTTATCAGGGAAGGAAAGTGAATGTGAGCAAGCCAAACCCAGAGCTGTCCACTCAACCTACTCTGACGATGTTTACAGACACCTTGGACACTCTCAGAAGAATTGCCAGCTGGGTGCTAGAGCTGCTGTGTCTGCTCCCAGGTATTTCACGACAATGCAAGGCGGCCATTTTGGCACCACAGATACTTCAATACATTTGTGTTGATAGTGCCTGAGCCCCTATTTTCAGGCAACTAGATAAAGGGTGTATTAGTCtgattagtctgctagggctgtcATGACAAAATATAACAGACTGGGTGGCGTAAGTGACAGAAATTTAtgttctcaccattctggaggctagaagtgcAAGATCCAGGTGTTGGCTGGGTTGGGTTCTCCTGAGGCTTCTCCCCTTGGCTTGCACATGGCtgcttcctctgtcctccctcttcctccctctgtgtgtTCCTCCCTagcatctctttttttcctaggaGGACACCAGTTTTATTTGAATaggaccccaccctcatgacctcgtTTAACCACATTACCTTcttaaaagccctatctccaaataggATCACACGGGCAGTTTGGGTTTCAGccatgctggggtgggggaggggtgttgggGGACACAACTCCATCTGTAACGACAGACCAGACTTAACTTTCATTCCTTCACCTCTTACCTCTAAGAGTAAGATGTGGAATAATATGTTTTGATGCTGATTAACTGGGGCATGTTGGGCAgcttcaaatattctttcaagTGCAAGAACTAAAATGTTTTCTACTTTCCAATTCCCGATGTCTCAGAGGTCACATTTTGACCCCGAGCACAGCCAGAATCGTATTAGTCCCCCCCATCAATTAACCCTacaattttttccatttaattgccAGATGTTTTTCCTTAGGTCAGCAGGCCACAGCTAGATGGCTGCACAAAAAGAACACTTTCAGACATGGACtatgcacacgcgcacacacagtacgcacatacacacaaatattttatggCATGCTCTATGATTATATCCCAAACATACACTGATGCTACAGTAAAGTGCAATTTATGCCCACAATCTCAAAGGATCACCATGTTTTCTTATTTGGCATTCCTTTTCCCCCTAAGCAACGTCAGCATACAGAAAAGGCCAGCAAAAAACACATGATACCTGTTCAGTGTAACATGAAACATGACACTTAAAAGCAAATTGGTGACTAATTCCTGGGGCTGTTTGTTCACCCCCACTGAAACCAAGTTACCTGCTCGAAGGAAACACTGAGAAAtcaaaatccagaaaacaaaagcaaaattggaCTCTGACTCTAGGTTGCCTTAATAAAATCCATTCTGACTCATTTCTTCAGCGCCCGTAGGTGTTAAATCCTCCCAGGACTTGTAACATGATCCTCAGTTAAGCTGCCGAGACACTCATTACCCCTGATGGCCAACGCACCAAGTCAAAGCACCCATTTTTGCCAAATCGACTTCCAAGTCATACGCTAGAATTCATTGGCCAAATACCGAACTATCCCTTAGTTCCTAGTGTGCAATCAAAAAGAATTTACAAGTAAAAAAGGAATAGTATACTATTCCTGCGGATCTGTCTCTTGCTTCAACAGTGTTTGGACGGAACAGACCCAGGGACGCCCCTCCAACCAGCCAACGACCACCCTCCAACCTCTTTTCCGGTCGCAACCTTGGGAGCCATCTTCTTGGCCACCTGCTGCCTCCGGGACCAGCCAACAGCCAATTTCGAGCTTACCTTACCACCAATCAACCATGAGCTCCCAGATTCGTCAGAATTATTCCACCGAGGTGGAGGCCGCCGTCAACCGCCTGGTCGACATGCATCTGCGGGCCTCCTACACCTACCTCTCTCTGGGCTTCTATTTCGACCGTGACGATGTGGCTCTGGAAGGCGTGCGCCACTTCTTCCGCGAGGTGGCTGAGGAGAAGCGCGAGGGCGCCGAGCGTCTCCTGAAGATGCAAAACCAGCGTGGCGGCCGCGCCCTCTTCCAGGACGTCCAGAAGCCGTCCCAAGATGAGTGGGGGAAAACCCTGGACGCCATGGAAGCTGCCCTGATTCTGGAGAAGAGCCTGAACCAGGCTCTGTTTCATGCCCTGGGTTCTGCCCGCGCAGACCCCCATCTCTGTGACTCCCTGGAGAACCACGTCCTAGATGAGGAGGTGAAACTCATCAAGAAGATGGGCGACCACCTGACTAACCTCCGCAGGCTGGCCGGCCCCCAGGCTGGACTGGGCGAGTGTCTCTTCGAGAGGCTCACTCTCAAGCACGACTAGGAGCCTCTGGAGACCAGCAGCCTTTGAGGGGGCCCCTCTGACAGCCCCCTGCTGCCAGAGCTTGTGCCTCAGCCTCTCGCTGCAGCCACGAGGCAGCTTTTTAACCACCCTGGAGCCCTCTCCCAAGCCGTGGACCatggaaacaataaagctttttgcagcaaaaaaaaaaaaaaaaaaaaatgaagtcaccTCTAAAACgtttccatttggaaaaaaaaccccaaaaaacagcgTCCACGTAACCCAtgagatactttttttctttttttttttttttaagattttatttatttgacagagagagacacaacgagagagggaacacaagcagggggagtgggagagggagaagcaggcttcccgctgagcagggagcccgacgcggggctcgatcccaggaccccgggatcatgacctgagccgaaggcagacgctcaatgactgagccacccaggcgccccgagccttctttttttttttaagattttatttatttgagagagagaaagagagcagaagcagggggagcggcaggcagagggagagggagaagcaggcttcccgcagagcagggagcccgatgcggggctcgatcccaggaccccgggatcaggacctgagccgaaggcagacgcttaacgactgagccacccaggtgcccccccatgAGCTACTTTCAACAAGCCTTCGCTTTGGAGGACTTGAGTAGAGTTTGGTATGCCGTTTCTGGTATGACTTTCTCACTGGAACGGTGACAACATCAACACCCTCCATCTTTGTAAAGACTAACACTGGAGTTACCGTAAATCTTGGATTAAATGTATCTTATTATTTATGCCCACAAGTTGCCCCCGTCTCACAGCCTCCTTTTGAGAAAAGGCACAAAAAGCAGGGTAAGGGCTCATGGAAGTTCAATCTCCGAAGGCTGTGTGTATACACTTACACAGAACAGAGGAGTCCACATTGACACGGTGGTCCGATTTCAAGGGGTACAATTAAAAGCTGTTTTGTATTGACGAGACCAATTTTTAAGAAGCTTGGGTATCTATTTATCTTTCGTGCTATAGACTACACCAGTGGAACGTAACCATCCACCGTGGGGTTGGACTTAGGTGTTACTGACATTAGCAGggttaacaaaaggaaaatagcGCTGGCGGATAATTAGCATACCCTACCTTCACAAagactattttgaaaaaaaacaaattttttttttctcaactgaaAATGAAGAGGAGGACATTGACAGATTCTACTATGGATTCTGTCACCTTTCAGTATATTTGCTAACTGGGCATCCTATAGAAAAGGGCAAGGAATTAATGTTTGCCGAAAGCGCTGGGTTACACTGCATGCAGAGAGCACTTCAGCTACATTATTTGCACAATTTCTGTAGGGAGTTGGGCAATAGAGGCCTTAAATTTAATACATCTGTCCCCCTTCCACCTGGATTCAGTTCAAACCCACCACCTGCAGCTCGCTGGATCTGGAGTGGGAAATCAGTCGTTACATTACGGACGGATGGCAAATGATTCCAATTCACATTTTTCAGCCGGTATGTTTTTTAACCTGGAGCAACACCAAATTGGAAAATTCTGCTCTTCTGCAAGCTGGGCATTAGATCTATATTGCCGCCTAAATGCATTTCTCGTTGGAGGAAGCTGACAAGATGATTTTTCTTTCGAGTTTCTTTAGTGGCTGGGCCACCGACAGAAATTTCAAGGTCCACCacctcctcaccttcctgctGGTCCTTTGGCTTCtctctgggggtggaggagggtgtCAGTGCAATTCAACTGCACTTGTCTATATACACATTGACATGACTTCTTCATGCTTATGGACATGTTATGTAGACGGAAAGGCCGTATTCAACAAAGACCAAAGTCTCTTGGAGATCATGTTTTTGCAAAAAGGCAagtaaagcaataaaaaaaaaaaaaaggcagaggaaatgaagaaacaagtgataaaaaagaaatgtcagctGGCTCTTGACCACATGAAAATGTGGTCATTTTAGCAGCAAggaaatttgaaatataatatgAGCGAGAGCTCATTGTTTTATTCATAACATTGAAAATGAACAtccagtgctggtgaggatgtggggctACATCCTCTGCTGGCAGAACAATAAATTGCTATAACCTTCCTAAAAGTAACTCataaatggaaatgtaaattaaacatTCTAAAGACTTACACTTGGCCTTCGCTACCCTAACAGCCTCCATCTGACAGGTTAAGGAGCCAAGGTGGGGTTTCTGCCTATTGCTCAGGATGTCTTTTCTGATTATGCATTCCAGTACTGAGGAAATAACTACAAGATGCGCTCAGGGACCCCCTGGAACACAGTGAGATGGACCTAAGCCAAAACTTCATTGAGCACCTGACCTCCATAAACCCTTACCCTGACTGGTAGACCACAGTTGCATTTTTGGCTCATGGAATTAGTATCCATTCAGAGCCACTGTCTAGTAATACCTCAAAGgcctgattatttccttttccccagtaCACAGTCACTCTTAAAAGGCTATAGATCCCTTTGGGAAGGCTGGGATAAAGATTTTTGCCAGTGCACTAAGATCCTTCCTCAAGGGGACCTACCCTGCCCTTCATTCGAGGAGCTCTAGGTCTGAGAATTGGCTCCAGTCTGGAGACTGGTTGAGGAGTCCTGACTCCATTTTTGTGATTCAAGTTAGACTTTTGCTTCCTTGATCTAGAACTCTTCCACTGATACAGATCAAGTAAGAATTGAGTAGGCTTGCTATCTATCTCACTTCTAGGAATACCGTGGTCACTAGCCAGTGCCACAGGTCTTTGTTGGTCAGACTATTCTAATTGCTGCTCTGACTCTACCATCCAGTATAGAGACTATGCCCACCTTGCCCCTGGCTAGCAAATGTTGCCACTCGGCCCTGCCACCCTGGGATACAATTATACTTGCTTCATTTAGGTTTCCCAAATCAAATGCAGGAGCTCCAACTATAACCTCCTACATAAAGAAAAGTGATCATGGAGCTCccctcacaaatttatttctcacagacgTAGTGAAAGGTGTGTCCTCTGGACCCTCCCATGGTGAGGGAGCAGGTCTAAAATGATAAATCCAgggatgcccaggtggctcagtcggttaagcatccgcctttggctcaggtcatgatcccagggtcctgggatcga from Neomonachus schauinslandi chromosome 7, ASM220157v2, whole genome shotgun sequence includes the following:
- the LOC110591064 gene encoding ferritin light chain-like; its protein translation is MSSQIRQNYSTEVEAAVNRLVDMHLRASYTYLSLGFYFDRDDVALEGVRHFFREVAEEKREGAERLLKMQNQRGGRALFQDVQKPSQDEWGKTLDAMEAALILEKSLNQALFHALGSARADPHLCDSLENHVLDEEVKLIKKMGDHLTNLRRLAGPQAGLGECLFERLTLKHD